One Thomasclavelia spiroformis DSM 1552 DNA window includes the following coding sequences:
- a CDS encoding DUF3267 domain-containing protein — MKLYYKGKYDLNPESLPHGNHKPGAVMFQEPKDSKTLSLLLTKISLIIIVVLGIIAIIRCKNYLTNSFWQILFGCVAPILIIFPHEILHAICFKENVYLYTNLAQGMLFVTGVESMSKSRYVFMSLLPNIVFGLVPYIIGLIFPNLIFFVVFGIISISMGAGDYYNTYNAITQMPKGAKTYLYQFNSYWYIP, encoded by the coding sequence ATGAAATTATATTATAAAGGTAAATATGATTTAAATCCTGAATCATTACCTCATGGAAATCATAAACCAGGAGCAGTTATGTTTCAAGAACCTAAAGATAGTAAAACTTTATCATTACTTTTAACTAAAATAAGTTTAATAATTATTGTTGTATTAGGAATTATTGCAATTATTCGATGTAAAAATTATTTAACAAATTCTTTTTGGCAAATACTTTTTGGATGTGTTGCACCAATATTAATAATCTTTCCTCATGAGATATTACATGCTATTTGTTTTAAAGAGAATGTATATTTATACACAAATTTAGCACAAGGAATGTTATTTGTAACTGGTGTTGAGTCGATGAGTAAATCAAGGTATGTTTTTATGTCGTTATTACCAAATATTGTTTTTGGTTTGGTTCCTTATATTATTGGATTAATATTTCCAAATTTGATTTTCTTTGTTGTATTTGGAATCATTTCAATTAGTATGGGAGCAGGAGATTATTATAATACATATAATGCTATAACTCAGATGCCAAAAGGAGCAAAAACATATTTGTATCAATTTAATTCTTATTGGTATATACCATAA
- a CDS encoding PIG-L family deacetylase has translation MKKIILLCLILLNGYTNIDLSNNNIIHQQIFDQIDIDTYQNIMIVAHPDDETIWGGGHLLKDKYLVICLTNGNNKTRKKEFNEVMNKTHNQGIILDYPDKTNNKRDDWKTSYKNIINDLKYLLSKKQFKTIVTHNPKGEYGHQHHKMTSTIVTNIVKNLKQTDNLKYFGNYYQKNNPVLPMIPTYNKKTLKQKNDLVKYYKSQKKVCHNLKHMFPYENWISYKNWK, from the coding sequence ATGAAAAAAATAATATTATTATGTTTAATTCTTTTAAATGGATATACAAATATTGATTTATCAAATAACAATATTATCCATCAACAAATTTTTGATCAAATTGATATTGATACATATCAAAATATTATGATTGTTGCTCATCCAGATGATGAAACAATTTGGGGTGGCGGTCATTTACTTAAAGATAAATATCTAGTGATTTGTTTAACTAATGGCAATAACAAAACTAGAAAAAAAGAATTTAATGAGGTGATGAATAAAACACATAATCAGGGTATTATTCTTGATTATCCTGATAAAACAAATAATAAACGAGATGATTGGAAAACATCATACAAAAATATTATCAATGATTTGAAATATTTATTATCTAAGAAACAATTTAAAACAATTGTTACTCATAATCCTAAAGGAGAATATGGTCATCAGCATCATAAAATGACCAGTACAATTGTTACAAACATTGTAAAGAATCTCAAACAAACAGATAACTTAAAATACTTTGGTAATTATTATCAAAAAAACAACCCTGTTTTACCTATGATTCCTACTTACAATAAAAAAACATTAAAACAAAAAAATGATTTAGTTAAATATTATAAATCACAAAAAAAAGTATGCCATAATTTAAAACACATGTTTCCTTATGAAAATTGGATTAGTTACAAAAACTGGAAATAA
- a CDS encoding GtrA family protein: MKKDLKELISYIIVGGCTTLVNFIIYWLLIKLVHQGWLVANVISWIGAVIFAFFANRQYVFKSENDASKEAYQFFMLRLATLVVESTLLFIFIQLFSLDEMISKIFVSIVTVVSNYVFCKFRIFVKGEEYGQN, translated from the coding sequence ATGAAGAAAGATTTAAAAGAGTTGATTAGTTATATTATTGTTGGTGGATGTACAACGTTAGTCAATTTTATTATTTATTGGCTATTAATTAAATTAGTTCATCAAGGATGGTTAGTTGCAAATGTAATATCATGGATAGGTGCTGTGATTTTTGCTTTTTTTGCTAATCGACAATATGTTTTTAAAAGTGAAAATGATGCAAGTAAAGAAGCTTATCAATTTTTTATGCTTAGATTAGCTACTTTAGTAGTTGAAAGTACATTATTGTTTATATTTATTCAATTGTTTAGTTTAGATGAAATGATCTCAAAGATATTTGTCAGTATTGTTACTGTGGTTTCTAATTATGTGTTTTGTAAATTTAGAATTTTTGTTAAAGGAGAAGAGTATGGACAAAATTAG
- a CDS encoding glycosyltransferase family 2 protein has protein sequence MDKISVIVPCYNEEEVLPLFHREVTKELNKINNIDYEILFIDDGSHDQTIEILRELCVKDNHCNYYSFSRNFGKEAAMFAGLEKSTGDYCVIMDADLQHPPKLLAPMYHAVSQEGYDCCAGKRMDRSGEGKIRNFLSKSFYKVIQCFSKFDMSDGAGDFRMMSRLMVNSILEIREYNRYMKGLFSYVGFDTKWIPFNNVERVAGSTKWNFKSLFSYALEGIFSFSTAPLKLAGIVGIILFIGSILLSLYTAISTLLYGNDVSGYTTIVCLILFLSGTQMLFIAILGEYISKDYMENKARPIYIVKDSNKKMVDNKLNRL, from the coding sequence ATGGACAAAATTAGTGTGATTGTACCATGTTACAATGAAGAAGAAGTATTGCCATTGTTTCATCGAGAAGTAACAAAGGAATTGAATAAAATAAATAATATTGATTACGAAATTTTATTTATTGATGATGGAAGTCACGATCAAACAATTGAAATATTAAGAGAGCTTTGTGTTAAAGATAATCATTGTAACTACTATTCATTTTCAAGAAACTTTGGTAAAGAAGCTGCCATGTTTGCAGGATTAGAAAAATCAACAGGTGATTATTGTGTGATTATGGATGCAGATTTACAACATCCACCAAAATTATTAGCCCCAATGTATCATGCTGTAAGTCAAGAGGGATATGATTGTTGTGCGGGCAAAAGAATGGATCGTAGCGGTGAAGGAAAAATAAGAAATTTTTTAAGTAAATCTTTTTATAAAGTGATTCAGTGTTTTTCTAAATTTGATATGAGTGATGGTGCTGGAGATTTTAGAATGATGAGTCGTTTGATGGTTAATTCGATTTTAGAAATTAGAGAATATAATCGATATATGAAAGGATTATTTTCATATGTTGGTTTTGATACAAAATGGATCCCATTTAATAATGTAGAAAGAGTAGCCGGAAGTACAAAATGGAATTTTAAAAGTTTATTTTCATATGCATTAGAAGGAATCTTCTCTTTTTCAACAGCACCATTAAAGTTAGCAGGAATTGTAGGAATAATTTTGTTTATTGGATCGATTTTATTATCTTTATATACAGCTATTTCAACTTTATTATATGGAAATGATGTTAGTGGTTATACTACAATTGTTTGTCTTATTTTATTTTTAAGTGGTACTCAAATGTTATTTATTGCTATTTTAGGTGAATATATTTCTAAGGATTATATGGAAAATAAAGCCAGACCTATATATATTGTAAAAGATAGTAATAAAAAAATGGTGGATAATAAATTAAACAGATTATAA